The Haloplanus sp. CK5-1 genome segment AGATCAGTGCCGACGGCGACGGGTACCGGGACGCCAATCGCGTAGATCATCGCCGGCATCCGGATGAAGCCACCACCGACACCGAGGAAGCCGGACAGAAGACCGGTCGCGAAGGCGACGGCAGTGATGACCCACACGGAGACACGGACGTCGCCGCGGAGCGTCACCATCGGTGGGATCCGAACGGTCTGCTGAATCGTTTTGGCGACTTCGGGGGTCTCGTACTCGCCGAGGTCCTTGGCAGCGGCCTCGTGGTCGACCCCATCACCACCGTCACTGGTCACGGCGTCACGGGTCACCATCGCACCGACACCGCCGAGCAGGACCACGTAGGCGACACTGATGATACCGCCAGCAACTCCCAGCGATTCGAGGTAGTAGACGCTGGCACGCCCCGCCTCGATACCCATCGTCGTCCCGGTGATCATGATCGCGCCGAGCTTGTAGTCGACCTGCCCGAGGTCGTGGTGTTTCAGGGTAGCGATGACGGCCGTCCCAAAGACGAACGCCATCCCGCTCCCCACTGCGACGGGTGCCGGGTACTCCAGCATCAGTAGGGCAGGGGTGACGAGGAACGAGCCACCCATGCCGAAGAACCCGAACAGGACCCCGACAACGAGACCGAACCCGACGAACAGCGCCAGCATCTCGGGGCTGGTCCCCAAGATGCCCAGCCCCCCGAGGAGACTATCGAACATCCGTTTCACCACCGATCAGGAGCTTCATCAGATAGGGACCGAAGAGCCGTTCGAGGCCGCCGTAGCCCACGTACAGCACGACAGCTTCCAGTAGAATCGTGCCGATAAGCCAGGCCGTCTCCGGGTCCCACGTGGGAACCTCTAGTCCTGCCATCGGTTCGTCCTCCGACGTCCAAAGACGGTGATTCGCTGTTGCCACATTTCTGCTCAGTATCCCCTACCCGCTTCGATCTTATAACAATTTTGGGGTTACTACACAATACTATATTCGGGTAACCTCGGCGGGAGTATCGATAACTTACGGAGAACATACGGATGCTGGCAGCTCGAGAAATCGCTCAGCGGCGCTGTCGGTGTCGACTATCCCGACGAAATCGAACGAAACCGTGTTGTGGACGCTCGACAAAAATCGTCGATATGCGGGCCCTGTGCGCGACCGATCTGTCGGCTGCAAGTGAGGCCGCAATAGAGAACGAAACCTGCCTCGACTGCTTGGGCCGTATCGGCGTCGAGACGATCCATCTCGTGACGGTCGTTCCGGCGAACGTCCACTCCGGCATGCCCGGCGTGAATTTCGAGGAGCGACGCCGACGGGCGCTCGACGAGTATCGGGCGGTGATCGAAGCCGCCGGGTTCGACGTCGAGACCCACGTCGTCCGTGGAACCCCCTATCGACGTATCAACGGCCTCGCTGAGGCTGTCCACGCTGACCTCTCGGTCGTCGGCTCACGGGGGCAGAGCCCCTTGGACAATCGTGTCGTTGGGTCGACCGCCCGCAACCTCGCTCGGACGACTGTCGTCCCGTTACTGGTCAACCGCATCGAGCGAGCGACCGACGACCCCGAGGTTCTCCGAGAACACCTCTTTCAGCGGCTGCTCTTCGCGACGGACTTCTCCGAGAACGCCGACCGAGCGTTCGACGCCTGCTCCTACCTTCATCACGCGACCGAGGAAGCCACGCTCGTCCACGTTCGGTCGCGGAAAGACGAGGGCGTCGACACCGATGTCGACCCCCGGGAGCAGCTCGCCGAGCACGCAAGCACGCTGGAAAACTGGGGCGTCGAGACGCGGATCGAGGTCCGGCACGGCGATCCCGCCGACGAAATCCTCGCCGTCGAAGCGGAGGTAACGCCCTCGACGATCCTCGTCGGGTCGAAGGGACGAAGCCGCATCCGACGACTCCTGTTGGGGAGTGTCTCCGAAGAACTCGTCGCACAGGCGACGGGGAACGTCTTCCTCGTTCCGCCGCCCCGGGCAGTCTGAGGAAGTCGACGACCAGCACCACGGCCGCCACACCGGCGAGATGCGTCAAAGAACACCGAACAGTACCTCGGTGCCACCTACAAGAGGAGGAACGCGGTTGCGTACGCAAGCCCGAACGCGAGGAGGAACGACCCTGCCCACGCCCCCACCGTCAGGAGAATCTTTCTGGCATCCACCGCCGCCCGCCCGCCAACCGCGGCGCCGCTCCCGATGATGGCGCTGACGACGATTTCGTTGAACGAGACCGGGACGCCCAGCAGGACGGCCAGCTGTGCGATCAGGAACGACGGCACGAGCGCCGAGATGGAGCGACGCGGACCGAGCGACGAGTAGTCTTGGGCGAGCGACTTGATCATCCGCGGCGCTCCCGTCCACGAGCCAACGAGCATCCCCAAACCGCCTCCGACGAGCACGGCAAACGTCGAGACCACCCCGACGTCGTCGAGTAGCGGGAGCAGCGGTCCAACTGCGAGGCCGACCTGACTTCCCCCCGCGGAGAACGCCACGAGCGATCCGAGCACCAGTAGTACCCGACGCAGGCCGCCGCGTTCGTCACGGCTGATGTCCCACCAGACGACGGCCGCGACGGCCAGTGCCGCGAAGCCGGTGATCCCGACCGCCGACGCGGGTCCGTCGACCGCCAGTACCCGCTGTCCGAGCCCGCGGGCAGTTCCCGCCACGCTCCCCTCTCCGAGAAAGCTGAACCGAACGTTCACGAGGACAGCACCGACGAGGCCGGCGAGGACGGGAACACTGTACCGTTCGGGGACGTCGGAACGCGGGAGGAGGCTCGCGATGGTGAACGCGATGCCGCCGCCGACGAACGGCGTCAACACCCAGACAGCGGCGATCTGCTGGTACTTCGACCAGACCGGCGTTCCGCCGAGCGCGAGAC includes the following:
- a CDS encoding sulfite exporter TauE/SafE family protein, translating into MFDSLLGGLGILGTSPEMLALFVGFGLVVGVLFGFFGMGGSFLVTPALLMLEYPAPVAVGSGMAFVFGTAVIATLKHHDLGQVDYKLGAIMITGTTMGIEAGRASVYYLESLGVAGGIISVAYVVLLGGVGAMVTRDAVTSDGGDGVDHEAAAKDLGEYETPEVAKTIQQTVRIPPMVTLRGDVRVSVWVITAVAFATGLLSGFLGVGGGFIRMPAMIYAIGVPVPVAVGTDLFEIVFSGGLGSYLYGQGGGVNLGIVVPLLFGSALGARIGSAATAVVDADGIKIYFGGMLLIGAIAVGIGEIGSYIGNPTLELLGLVLVIGAAVVVAFAILYTTIASLRRTRRQGTTVTD
- a CDS encoding DUF7512 family protein, whose protein sequence is MAGLEVPTWDPETAWLIGTILLEAVVLYVGYGGLERLFGPYLMKLLIGGETDVR
- a CDS encoding universal stress protein: MRALCATDLSAASEAAIENETCLDCLGRIGVETIHLVTVVPANVHSGMPGVNFEERRRRALDEYRAVIEAAGFDVETHVVRGTPYRRINGLAEAVHADLSVVGSRGQSPLDNRVVGSTARNLARTTVVPLLVNRIERATDDPEVLREHLFQRLLFATDFSENADRAFDACSYLHHATEEATLVHVRSRKDEGVDTDVDPREQLAEHASTLENWGVETRIEVRHGDPADEILAVEAEVTPSTILVGSKGRSRIRRLLLGSVSEELVAQATGNVFLVPPPRAV
- a CDS encoding inorganic phosphate transporter, with the translated sequence MDLALIALFVGAALASLFMAWVIGAGSSGATPYAPVVGANAITTMRAALLVGVFGFAGAVTQGNNVSEAIGSGLVGGISLPVAGVILVLVLGAGLMAVGITTGYPIATAFTVTGAVIGVGLALGGTPVWSKYQQIAAVWVLTPFVGGGIAFTIASLLPRSDVPERYSVPVLAGLVGAVLVNVRFSFLGEGSVAGTARGLGQRVLAVDGPASAVGITGFAALAVAAVVWWDISRDERGGLRRVLLVLGSLVAFSAGGSQVGLAVGPLLPLLDDVGVVSTFAVLVGGGLGMLVGSWTGAPRMIKSLAQDYSSLGPRRSISALVPSFLIAQLAVLLGVPVSFNEIVVSAIIGSGAAVGGRAAVDARKILLTVGAWAGSFLLAFGLAYATAFLLL